Proteins encoded by one window of Silvibacterium dinghuense:
- a CDS encoding transposase, with product MERTFAHLKQFRRLSTRFDKLKQNFHATVAIACARRWLSQYVDTP from the coding sequence ATCGAACGAACCTTCGCCCACCTCAAGCAATTCAGAAGACTCAGCACTCGCTTTGATAAACTCAAGCAAAATTTTCACGCCACCGTCGCCATCGCTTGTGCCCGGAGATGGCTCTCTCAATATGTCGACACGCCCTAG